A region from the Methanofollis sp. genome encodes:
- a CDS encoding helix-turn-helix domain-containing protein, whose product MSSESDPDVLPVHVYIRVIGGKWKPEILWFLRKGPLRFGELMKKVPGITQVTLTKNLRELEADGIVIRTVFPEIPPRVEYRLTEFGESVFPVLDVISAWGRRYVRHKKEMAE is encoded by the coding sequence ATGAGCTCAGAATCAGATCCCGACGTCCTGCCTGTCCACGTCTATATCCGGGTCATCGGCGGAAAGTGGAAGCCTGAGATCCTCTGGTTCCTGCGCAAAGGGCCTCTCCGGTTCGGGGAACTGATGAAAAAGGTCCCCGGCATCACGCAGGTGACGCTTACAAAGAACCTCCGCGAACTCGAGGCGGACGGCATCGTGATCCGCACCGTCTTCCCGGAGATCCCACCCCGCGTCGAATACCGTCTCACGGAGTTCGGCGAGTCGGTCTTCCCCGTGCTGGACGTGATCAGCGCATGGGGGCGACGATATGTCCGCCATAAAAAAGAGATGGCTGAGTAG
- a CDS encoding M3 family metallopeptidase — PDAAIAAEGMACEESSHAFMTTVSTRRDLYDALRGQTPRTPEEARLFDVTLRDFEKNGLNLPEDRLAKVREMRTELSGLEIRYAANLNNDNTTIACTADDLAGIPPAAMAAFSQTPQGTYIVTMKYPDFIAVMTYADSADTRKRMYEASGNRQAEANTALLEEAIVLRQKIARELGYATWADYQTDGRMAGNTSNVMAFLTSVQGSLKGKYDDEMADLLAVKKSLDPAATAVDPWDVTYLQEKQKKQEYAYDEEEVREYFPLDTVLQGLFDTYGTLFDIEFSEVGDAPVWSPDVRLYAVKDRADNETIGYLYLDLYPRDGKYGHFCATPLIGGRLKNGTYATPVVAILGNFNRLEGDRPSLLSMYEIEALFHETGHAMHHLLATAPYGSLSGFNVASDFVETPSQTLQEWAWDPEVLESVSGHYTNASRKIPTELRDRVIAARNVGTGTFYTRHLLANSLEDMRFHTATGPVNVTEVWYQTCEDVTGTRPLPGTHQPASFEHLMGGYDAGYYGYLWSKVYALDIVDEFKEDGMTNRTLGMRFRDDVLSQGNMEDGMVLLENFLGREPGPEALYRHLGINISQAQP, encoded by the coding sequence CCCGATGCCGCGATCGCCGCCGAGGGCATGGCCTGCGAGGAGTCCTCCCACGCCTTCATGACCACCGTCTCCACCCGGCGCGACCTCTACGACGCCCTCCGCGGCCAGACGCCGCGCACCCCCGAGGAGGCCCGCCTCTTCGATGTGACCCTCAGGGACTTCGAGAAGAACGGCCTGAACCTCCCTGAAGACCGCCTCGCGAAGGTCAGGGAGATGAGGACGGAGTTGAGCGGCCTTGAGATCCGGTACGCGGCCAACCTGAACAACGACAACACGACGATCGCATGCACTGCCGACGACCTCGCCGGAATACCGCCGGCGGCGATGGCCGCGTTCTCGCAGACGCCGCAGGGGACATATATCGTCACCATGAAGTACCCCGACTTTATCGCGGTGATGACCTATGCCGACAGTGCCGACACACGCAAGAGGATGTACGAGGCGTCCGGCAACCGGCAGGCGGAGGCGAACACCGCCCTGCTCGAAGAGGCGATCGTCCTGCGCCAGAAAATTGCACGGGAACTGGGGTACGCCACATGGGCAGACTACCAGACCGACGGCAGGATGGCCGGGAACACGAGTAATGTGATGGCATTTCTCACATCCGTGCAGGGGTCCCTGAAGGGAAAGTACGACGACGAGATGGCCGACCTCCTCGCCGTGAAAAAGAGTCTGGACCCGGCGGCAACGGCCGTCGACCCCTGGGACGTCACGTACCTCCAGGAGAAACAGAAGAAGCAGGAGTACGCCTATGACGAGGAGGAGGTCAGGGAATATTTCCCTCTCGACACCGTCCTCCAGGGCCTCTTCGACACCTACGGGACCCTCTTCGACATCGAGTTCTCCGAGGTCGGGGACGCCCCTGTCTGGTCTCCGGACGTCAGGCTGTATGCGGTGAAGGACCGGGCAGACAACGAGACGATCGGCTACCTGTACCTCGACCTCTATCCGCGTGACGGGAAGTACGGGCACTTCTGTGCGACCCCCCTGATCGGCGGGAGGCTGAAGAACGGCACGTACGCGACACCGGTCGTTGCGATCCTGGGGAATTTCAACAGGCTCGAGGGTGACAGGCCGTCGCTTCTCTCAATGTACGAGATAGAGGCGCTCTTCCACGAGACCGGGCATGCGATGCACCATCTCCTGGCGACCGCACCCTATGGCTCCCTCTCCGGGTTCAATGTGGCGTCCGATTTCGTCGAGACCCCCTCCCAGACTCTTCAAGAGTGGGCGTGGGACCCCGAGGTCCTGGAGTCGGTATCTGGCCATTACACCAATGCGTCCCGAAAGATCCCGACCGAACTTCGCGACCGCGTCATTGCGGCGCGAAACGTCGGCACAGGGACGTTCTACACCCGCCACCTCCTCGCCAACTCCCTGGAGGACATGCGTTTCCACACCGCGACAGGACCTGTCAACGTGACCGAGGTCTGGTATCAGACCTGCGAGGACGTGACCGGCACGCGGCCTCTTCCCGGCACCCACCAGCCTGCATCGTTCGAGCACCTCATGGGCGGATACGATGCCGGGTATTACGGGTACCTCTGGTCGAAGGTCTATGCCCTCGATATCGTCGACGAGTTCAAGGAGGACGGCATGACCAACCGGACTCTCGGCATGAGATTCAGGGACGATGTCCTTTCACAGGGCAATATGGAGGACGGCATGGTGCTCCTGGAAAATTTCCTGGGGAGAGAACCGGGGCCCGAGGCGCTGTACAGGCACCTCGGGATAAATATCTCGCAGGCGCAGCCATGA